The sequence AGGTGTCCATGCAGCTCGCCTCGATGCGTGAGATCGCGAGGCTGCAGCACATGGTCGAGGTCCGCGAGCGTCGGGCCGCGCTGCTCGCGCCGCTCTACGCGTCCGACGACATTCAAGCCGCGCTCCTGGGCGGGTCGCAGACGGTGCTCGACCTCGTCCCCGCCGACGGTGTGCTGGTGCGCATCGGCGGCACCTCCCGCGTCGGTGGCGACGTGCCTGCCGTCGGTGGCCTGCTGAAGGTGCTCGAACGGCTCCACGGCGAGCCGTTCGTGTCCGAGTGCCTTGACACCGACCGGCCCGAGTTCGCGGAACTCCTCCCCGGCGTCGCCGGGCTCCTCGTCGTGCAGCTCTCAGGAACGGGCGACGCGATCGTCTTCGTGCGTGGCGAGGTGTCGCGTGAGATCTCGTGGCTCGGGGACCCGGGCATGACGCACCGCCCGAGCGATCTCTCGCCGCGCACCTCGTTCTCGGCGTGGGAGCGCACTGTGCGGGGGCGCTCCGAGGCGTGGGGCACCGTGCCCGAGGAGGCGGCAGAGCTCGGGCACGAGCTCGAGATCGCGCTGCAGCGCCGCGCTGAGGCCCAGCTCGCCGAGCTCGCGATGCGGGACGCCCTCACGGGCCTGCACAACCGGCGCTATCTCGTCGAACGACTCGCCACCCGCGGACCCGTCGGCGAGGAGGGCAAGGCGCTGCTCTTCGTCGACCTCGATGAGTTCAAACGCATCAACGACGAGCACGGGCACGACGTCGGCGACATGGTCATCCTCGAGGTCGCCAAGCGATTGACCGCCCATTCGCGGCACCAAGACGACGTCGTGCGGCTCGGTGGCGATGAGTTCGTCGTGCTGATCGACGGGGTCGTCGGCGAAGACGTGAACGCGATCGCCCAACGCATGGTCGAGGCGGTCGCCGCCCCGATCGTCGTCGGCCGCGTCGTGCTGACGGTCACCGCGTCGTGCGGATTCGTCATCGCCGAGCCGGGGTCGCCGCGCGCCGGGCTGCTGGAGGCCGCCGACGCGGCGATGTATCGCGCCAAGCGCGCCGGACGCAACCGGGTCTCGGCCTAGCGAGGCTCAGGTCAGGCCGGGCGCTCAGGCTCGGGCGTGATGCGCAGGCCCGACGCGGCGTTCGCCGAATCGATGAGCTCTTCGAGCCACATCCGGTTGATGTCGCTCACCGGCCCCTCGAACTCGAAGCGAAGGGTCGCGGCGGTGTTGATCCAGATCTGCTGCCGCCCGCCCGACGCCTCATCGATCGAGAGCGCGAAGCCCTCGCCTCGGCGGAGCTTGGCGAGCACCACGAACTCGACGTGCGCGAGCGTCCGGTCAGGCAGTGCGAACGAGGTCGGCGGCGAGCCGTAGTGCAGGGTACCCATCACGTCGATCCTACGCGGGGTAGCCTGGTGGAGTGAGCATTGTGCACCGGTTGACCGTAGATGGACGCGATTACTTCCTGCCCGACCCTGTGACCGCGCTCAAAGGGCAGATCCTGGAGGCGATCAAACAGGGCGGCGGCTACGTCAACATCCCGCCGTTGCGCGGCGGTCCCGGCATCGACATCCTCTTCTCGCCGGGCATGCCCGTGACGTGGTCGCAGATCGACGTCGGCGGCGAGGCCGTCCCCGACGCCGAGGCCAAGGGCCCGGTGCAGGTCGACGACGAGTTCGGGCTCTGACGCTCTCACGGTTGGCGCGCGGTTAAGGAACCGAGCACCGCATCGGATGCCTCGTCGGGCGCCCGTCACGGGCGCCTGGATCGGGCATCCCGATGAGCGGAGCTCAGGCGGCCTTGGCGAGGATCTGATCGAGCTGTTCGGCCGGGAGCGCGGGCGCGAAGTAGAAGCCCTGCGCCCGGTCGCAGCCCCAGCGCAGCGCGCGGGCGAAGTGCTCGTCCGTCTCGACGCCCTCGGCGACCACGCACGCGTCGTGGTCCCGGGCGATCTCGACGCACTCGGCGACGAGCGCGTCGGCGGAGGCGCGATCGTCGCTCATGAGCGATCGGTCGATCTTCACCTCGGTGAACGGCAGACGGCGCAGGATCTCCAGCGAGGTGTGGCCGGCGCCGAAGTCGTCGATCGACACACCCACCCCGCCGTCGAGCAGCGTTCGCAGCGTCTCCAGCTCGGCATCCGACTCCTGGAGCCGGGGCGACTCGATGATCTCGACCGTGACCGCACCTCGGGGCAGCTCGAGGCGGCTGATGGTCTCCAGCATCGACTCGGCGAACTCGGGGCGGAGCTCGGAGGGCGACACGTTGAGTGAGAGTCCGACGTGCAGGCCGCGCCGGTGCCATTCCGCGGCGCGACGGCCCGATTCCTCCAGCATGACCCGGCCGAGGTCGGCGATCAGCCCGTGCTGTTCGGCGATCTCGATGAACCGATCCGGAAGGAGGATGCCGCGCTCCGGGTGGTTCCACCGGCAGAGCGCCTCGAGGGCGACGACGCGACGGGTCTTCAGGTCGTACAGCGGCTGGAAGTACGCGGTGAGCTCACCCGACGTGAACGCACGCCGGAGCTCGCCGGCGAGCTCGTCGGCGGGGTTCAGCGGGCTATCCAACATCACCAGTCAAGGGTCGGGAAAGTTCGGGCATTTGACAATATCGGACTTTTTCGTCCGAACCGGCGTATACTGCCGCCCCCGCCCCGCGGCTTCGACCCGTCCGGCGCGATATCCTGCCAGTGATGGGCACCCTCACGTACGACTCCAAACTCACCGTCTCGTTCGACGACCGCGTGCTGGCGCACCTGCAGTCGGTCATCTGGTCGAAGCTCCGGCGCGGCGAGTGCTTCTCGTTCACCTGGGCGGAATCGTCCGGCAGTGCGTTCGGCCGCACCTCGATCTGGCTCGCGCCGCACATCCCG is a genomic window of Agromyces protaetiae containing:
- a CDS encoding bifunctional diguanylate cyclase/phosphodiesterase, which encodes MDPAELAIDPDELRRLEECAREPIRTPGMIQAHGAVLGIDSATQVVVVASENARDWLGRPFAEIADPALEYAARTGAAIDPVRVSWGGVPSDAIVHRVDDLTLVEIEPVPAGNEYARTAVVSAITTLLSVTSVAELRERAAALIREITGFDRVMIYHFHDDGHGEVVADDRHPDLEPYLGLHFPSSDIPPQARALYISKLGRAIASTTEPAIPLLAVSGDPRTIDLSNAELRAVSPYHLQYMQNMGQASTFSLSLVENGRLVGMITCAHRTERRLPVLLRRSLEVLAGQVSMQLASMREIARLQHMVEVRERRAALLAPLYASDDIQAALLGGSQTVLDLVPADGVLVRIGGTSRVGGDVPAVGGLLKVLERLHGEPFVSECLDTDRPEFAELLPGVAGLLVVQLSGTGDAIVFVRGEVSREISWLGDPGMTHRPSDLSPRTSFSAWERTVRGRSEAWGTVPEEAAELGHELEIALQRRAEAQLAELAMRDALTGLHNRRYLVERLATRGPVGEEGKALLFVDLDEFKRINDEHGHDVGDMVILEVAKRLTAHSRHQDDVVRLGGDEFVVLIDGVVGEDVNAIAQRMVEAVAAPIVVGRVVLTVTASCGFVIAEPGSPRAGLLEAADAAMYRAKRAGRNRVSA
- a CDS encoding EAL domain-containing protein, producing MLDSPLNPADELAGELRRAFTSGELTAYFQPLYDLKTRRVVALEALCRWNHPERGILLPDRFIEIAEQHGLIADLGRVMLEESGRRAAEWHRRGLHVGLSLNVSPSELRPEFAESMLETISRLELPRGAVTVEIIESPRLQESDAELETLRTLLDGGVGVSIDDFGAGHTSLEILRRLPFTEVKIDRSLMSDDRASADALVAECVEIARDHDACVVAEGVETDEHFARALRWGCDRAQGFYFAPALPAEQLDQILAKAA
- a CDS encoding DUF7882 family protein; translated protein: MGTLHYGSPPTSFALPDRTLAHVEFVVLAKLRRGEGFALSIDEASGGRQQIWINTAATLRFEFEGPVSDINRMWLEELIDSANAASGLRITPEPERPA
- a CDS encoding DUF7882 family protein; the protein is MGTLTYDSKLTVSFDDRVLAHLQSVIWSKLRRGECFSFTWAESSGSAFGRTSIWLAPHIPIAFEYFGGRAPRLNPAWVQVLTKAANSAAGLVIVPEPSESDARASGAGSP